A single genomic interval of Helianthus annuus cultivar XRQ/B chromosome 13, HanXRQr2.0-SUNRISE, whole genome shotgun sequence harbors:
- the LOC118479247 gene encoding putative disease resistance RPP13-like protein 1: protein MAETLANELLKVLFQKLSDEAFKRIARAQGIHNELKELNKTLSRIQDLLNDASQKEVTHKYVKEWLNALQHLAYDIDDVLDDLATEDMHRELTLQEPEASTSKVRKLIPSCCTNFSLTHRLSPKLDRINRDLENLEKRKTDLGLLKTDDKPRNTSRRSETSLPDGSSVIGREVEKERLLKKLLGDDGSTKENFSIVPIVGMGGVGKTTLARHLYNDAQVKDHFEPKIWVCVSDDFDVFKISDIILQSITKESKEYKDLDQLQMALTEKSKDKRFLLVLDDVWHEDDDDWEKLVLPFRSCAPGSRIIMTTRKEELLKKLRIGHLDSLKSLSHEDALSLLALHALGVENFNSHTTLKPHGEGIVKKCAGLPLALKAIGRLLGTRTNVEDWEGVLNSEIWNLENSDKIVPALRLSYHDLSADLKQLFAYCSLFPKDYLFDKEELVLLWMAEGFLSPSNATKSLERLGHDYFEILLSRSFFQHAPNDESLFIMHDLMNDLAMLVAGELFLRFDNHMKIGTEHLAKYRHMSFSREKYVGYHKFEAFKGAKSLRTLLAVSIDVDHSWNYFFLSNKILVDLLPSLTLLRVLSLSHFQINEVPEFIDSLKHLRYLNLAKTNIKELPKNVSNLYNLQTLIVFGCENLTKLPESFSKLKKLRHFDIRDTPLLEKLPFGIGELESLQTLTKIIIEGDDGFAINELKGLTNLRGEVSIEGLHKVQSTKHAREANLCLKKITGLKLQWVDVFDGSRMDIEEEVLNELKPNSDTLKTLSVVSYGGTQFSNWVGDRSFHELVNVSIRSCKKCTSLPPFGLLPSLKRLQIQGMDEVKIIGLELTGNDVNAFRSLEVLTFEDMSGWERWSTKNEGSSAVFTRLKELYVKNCPQLIDVSLQALPSLKVLEIDRCGDGVLRSLVQVASSVTKLTISCVTGLTYEVWRGVMRYLKEVEELSIEVCNEIKYLWESETEASKLLERLEEKEEDDNFGSSTLLSLRSLYVNSCSSIKRLCCPNSIESLDIIGCSVTDVYLPKEGGNKLKSLCISSCGNLKSVNQLSNSTHLTSLSISYCQNMGLFSDLHQLSNLTSLNIQSCESIESFPDLQLPNLTHLSIIRCNNLKAIGDLQLPNLTSWMIWECKHLESFPDRQLSNLTMLKHMTIKDCPMIDASFPRGLWPPNLCSLQTGGLKKPISEWSIQNFPASLVELELWGESDVRNFSQLSHLFPSSLTSLYIIEFDNLESLSTGLQHLTSLQHLYIDNCPKVNDLPETLLPSLLSLIIKYNCPKLKEKCEGRGSHYWPLISLIPYVWII, encoded by the coding sequence ATGGCTGAAACTCTTGCAAATGAACTCCTCAAGGTCCTTTTCCAGAAGCTGTCTGATGAAGCCTTCAAGCGAATTGCTCGCGCTCAGGGAATTCACAACGAGCTCAAGGAGTTGAACAAGACACTGTCCAGGATCCAAGATCTGCTTAACGATGCTTCCCAGAAGGAGGTGACACATAAATATGTCAAAGAATGGCTGAATGCTCTCCAACATTTGGCTTACGATATCGATGACGTACTCGACGATTTGGCTACCGAAGACATGCATCGTGAACTCACCCTGCAGGAACCTGAAGCATCCACCAGCAAGGTAAGAAAGCTCATCCCATCATGCTGCACAAATTTCTCACTAACTCATAGGCTGTCTCCCAAGTTAGATAGGATTAACAGAGACTTAGAAAATCTAGAAAAACGAAAAACGGATCTAGGTTTGCTTAAGACTGATGACAAGCCAAGAAATACTAGTAGAAGAAGCGAAACCTCTTTGCCAGATGGGTCTAGTGTTATTGGAAGAGAAGTTGAGAAAGAGAGATTGCTGAAGAAGTTGTTAGGGGATGATGGGTCAACTAAGGAAAATTTTAGCATCGTACCCATAGTTGGTATGGGTGGGGTTGGTAAGACGACTCTAGCTCGACATTTGTATAATGATGCACAAGTGAAGGATCACTTTGAACCCAAGATATGGGTTTGTGTTTCTGATGATTTTGATGTATTCAAGATAAGTGATATTATCCTTCAATCTATAACTAAAGAAAGTAAGGAATATAAAGATTTAGATCAGCTTCAAATGGCTCTCACAGAGAAGTCTAAGGACAAACGATTTCTACTAGTACTTGATGATGTGTGGCATGAAGATGATGACGATTGGGAAAAGCTAGTGCTCCCATTTCGTTCATGTGCCCCTGGAAGTAGGATAATCATGACAACTCGTAAAGAAGAATTACTAAAAAAGCTACGTATTGGTCACCTAGATTCTCTTAAGAGTTTGTCACATGAAGATGCTCTATCTTTATTAGCTCTACATGCTTTAGGCGTAGAGAACTTCAATTCACACACAACACTTAAACCACATGGTGAAGGCATTGTGAAAAAGTGTGCTGGTTTGCCTTTGGCTTTGAAGGCAATTGGAAGGCTATTGGGGACGAGAACAAATGTAGAAGACTGGGAAGGCGTGTTGAACAGTGAGATATGGAATTTAGAAAATAGTGATAAGATTGTTCCGGCTCTCAGACTTAGCTACCATGATCTTTCTGCAGATTTGAAGCAGTTGTTTGCATACTGCTCCTTGTTCCCAAAGGACTATTTGTTTGACAAGGAAGAGTTGGTATTATTGTGGATGGCGGAAGGGTTTTTGAGCCCATCAAATGCAACCAAGTCACTGGAACGCTTGGGCCATGACTATTTTGAAATATTGTTATCAAGGTCATTTTTCCAACATGCACCTAATGATGAATCACTGTTTATCATGCATGATCTGATGAATGACTTGGCCATGCTTGTTGCCGGAGAACTTTTTTTAAGGTTTGATAACCATATGAAGATAGGCACCGAACATTTGGCAAAGTATCGCCACATGTCATTTTCTCGCGAGAAGTATGTAGGTTACCATAAGTTTGAGGCATTCAAAGGTGCCAAAAGCTTGAGAACACTTTTAGCGGTATCTATTGATGTGGATCATAGTTGGAACTACTTTTTCTTATCTAATAAGATTCTGGTTGACTTACTTCCTAGCTTAACATTATTAAGGGTTCTTTCTTTGAGTCATTTTCAAATAAATGAGGTACCAGAGTTCATTGATAGTTTGAAGCACTTGCGGTATCTTAATTTAGCTAAAACTAATATAAAAGAGTTACCGAAGAATGTTAGCAATCTTTATAATTTACAGACATTGATTGTTTTTGGTTGTGAAAATTTGACCAAGTTGCCTGAAAGCTTCTCAAAGCTTAAAAAGTTGCGACATTTTGATATAAGGGATACTCCGCTTTTGGAGAAGCTGCCATTTGGGATTGGTGAGTTGGAAAGCCTACAGACTCTCACCAAGATCATCATTGAAGGAGATGATGGTTTTGCAATAAATGAGCTCAAGGGATTAACAAATCTCCGTGGAGAAGTTTCCATTGAGGGATTACACAAAGTGCAAAGCACAAAGCATGCACGGGAGGCGAATTTATGTCTAAAAAAGATTACTGGATTAAAGCTGCAATGGGTTGATGTGTTTGATGGCTCACGAATGGATATTGAAGAGGAAGTTCTCAATGAGCTGAAACCTAATAGTGATACGTTGAAAACACTTTCAGTGGTGTCATACGGGGGAACACAATTTTCAAATTGGGTTGGTGATCGCTCTTTTCATGAGTTGGTTAATGTGTCAATACGTAGTTGTAAAAAATGCACATCTCTACCCCCATTTGGGTTGCTCCCTTCACTTAAGAGGTTGCAGATTCAAGGCATGGATGAGGTTAAAATCATAGGTCTGGAGTTAACCGGAAATGATGTTAACGCCTTCCGTTCACTTGAAGTTCTAACATTTGAAGATATGTCTGGATGGGAGAGGTGGTCAACTAAAAATGAGGGTTCATCAGCAGTGTTTACACGCCTTAAAGAGCTTTATGTAAAGAATTGTCCACAATTGATTGATGTCTCACTTCAAGCACTGCCTTCACTCAAGGTTCTTGAAATTGACAGATGTGGGGATGGTGTGTTGAGAAGTCTGGTTCAGGTAGCTTCATCAGTCACTAAATTGACAATAAGTTGTGTAACAGGGCTTACATATGAGGTGTGGAGAGGAGTTATGaggtatcttaaggaagttgaaGAATTAAGTATCGAGGTATGTAATGAAATAAAATACTTATGGGAATCAGAAACAGAGGCAAGCAAGCTTCTTGAGAGATTAGAAGAGAAAGAGGAGGATGACAATTTTGGGAGCAGCACCCTGTTATCTCTTAGAAGTTTGTATGTAAATTCTTGTAGTAGCATAAAGCGTTTATGCTGTCCAAATAGCATTGAGAGTTTGGATATTATTGGTTGTTCGGTTACAGATGTCTACCTCCCAAAAGAAGGAGGGAACAAGCTCAAATCACTTTGTATAAGTAGTTGTGGAAATCTAAAATCAGTAAATCAATTGAGTAACTCCACTCACCTCACCTCTTTGTCAATAAGTTATTGTCAAAACATGGGGTTATTTTCTGATCTTCATCAGCTATCGAATCTCACCTCATTGAATATACAAAGTTGTGAAAGCATAGAGTCATTTCCTGACCTCCAGCTGCCAAATCTCACACATCTTTCTATCATTAGGTGCAATAACCTGAAGGCAATTGGTGACCTGCAGCTGCCAAATCTAACCAGTTGGATGATATGGGAGTGTAAACATCTGGAGTCATTTCCTGACCGTCAGCTATCCAATCTcaccatgttaaaacatatgaCTATCAAAGATTGTCCAATGATTGATGCTTCCTTTCCTCGTGGGCTTTGGCCTCCCAATTTGTGTTCCCTTCAAACAGGGGGGTTGAAAAAGCCCATCTCAGAATGGAGCATTCAGAATTTCCCTGCTTCACTTGTTGAACTAGAGTTATGGGGTGAATCTGATGTGAGGAACTTTAGTCAATTGTCCCACCTTTTCCCTTCTTCTCTTACATCTCTGTACATAATCGAATTTGATAATCTGGAATCACTTTCAACGGGACTCCAACATCTCACATCTCTTCAACATCTGTACATTGACAATTGTCCAAAGGTGAACGATCTACCAGAGACACTGTTACCTTCACTTTTGAGTTTGATAATAAAGTATAATTGcccaaaattgaaagaaaagtgtGAAGGAAGAGGCTCCCACTACTGGCCCCTCATCTCTCTTATCCCCTACGTCTGGATAATATAA